One Mycobacterium sp. SMC-4 DNA window includes the following coding sequences:
- a CDS encoding SDR family NAD(P)-dependent oxidoreductase: MTAASPDRRAIITEALRKIDDLSARLEVAEKAETEPIAVVGMGCRLPGGVNNADEFWTLLTDGASGVIRVPEDRWDADEYYSPDHTVPGTICNREGGFLTSWKPDEFDAEFFAISHREAAGMDPQQRLLLEVAWEALENAGINPRALRGTSTSVFVGMTTSDYYASFIGKLRREEIDPYIPFGSAPNFAAGRLSYFLGVRGPAVVSDTACSSSLVSIHLACQSLRRGESDHALAAGVNLILTPQNNIACSRWGMLAPDGTCKTFDEGANGYVRSEGCGVVVLKRLSDAQRDGDRVLAVVRGSAVNQDGASSGQTVPNGPAQQVLMRRALEVSRLSPSDVDYIEAHGTGTALGDPIELDALNEVYGERAGSAPLVLGSVKTNLGHLESAAGVTGFIKTVLSVHHGHIPKQLHFKKLTPQACEGARRFRIASEPMDWPPVDRVRRAAVSSFGVSGTNAHVVIEQAPAAATTDVETSPEPAVTTLVVTGKTPARIASTAAQLADWLEGPGSVHPLSAVAGTLNHHRAQHNRFATVAATNTAQAVAGLRALAGDYPAPGVVGVNEVPGATGTVFLYSGQGSQWAGMGRRLLADEPAFAQAVADLEPTFVEQVGFSLREVLQSGESVVGIDRIQPVLVGVQLALTELWRSYGVAPDAVIGHSMGEVTAAVVGGALSPADGLKVIATRSRLMKRLSGQGAMALLELDAGAAEELIAGYPGLTVAVYASPRQTVVAGPPEQVDAVIAVVDAQGKLARRVDVDVASHHPIIDPILDDLRTELAGLKPTTPAIPVIVTTDGRPTDGSTVFDAEHWVANLRNPVRFGRAVATAGADHGIFVEVSPHPLLSHAIKEALGQARYRCLGTLTRDANDSLTFRTNLNAAHTVRPPKVPKAGQSRVPIPTTPWHHTRHWITPVADTDPAAAPAPHSAARNGAEVPSGSPAAQHHPWFHKLAWPARELPQAGDTDGSWLVIADAETGAELARALGGDSPALDASVLTAEGQEPALRAALTAADRVVFAAPVRSARLDITDGYRLFRSLRCLARSLAALGADAPRLYVVTRNAQPLDEGDRANPIHAVLWGQVRTLAVENPEFWGAIIDVDESAPAELVSRYLRAEATAGEGDGARDDQVVYQGGVRHVPRLRRASLPATTLTRLEPNTSHLVIGATGNVGPYLIRQLAEMGAATVVAVSRRGSQLTELADELSAQGCALVEVAADAADEAAMAELFGRFGADLPPLDGIYLAALSGGEALLTEMSDDDLATMFRSKLDVTAVLHKLTLTTPVRRFVLFSSITGILGSRAVSHYTAGNAFLDTLAYARRALGLAATVVDWGLWKTWADTHPALAAAGLEPMPNDVAIKMLPAVLSPEAGVHSAVVGADWSRLADAYRMRASVRALDDMLTQPGADTADLGDLAEPVYGTLLGEQVTGPQHDRVWRARLLPEAQPYPHAHRVRGVEVVPISVMLQTLSEAAAQLGAAAVSDVRFEYPIVAGQRRVVHVVADGAELTVSTSATADTPAERWTRHASALMVADGMAPTGVSIGSVQGEGYDAAVISELQHSWGIEGQPFDWTVGDSAAAGSAVRAQITLPSADPAALAAALVDAAVHVARLADKDNPQLLLPAGVQTLWTDAQAIGTEVVVEALRREDVTGNDLIVDVTVKTLEGRPCIEVHGLVYAAVESTPIPAMDDTAGAAAEFIDWSAMSAAERLEQLRTRLRAILARELGMPDTAVDFDMPFPDLGMDSMMAMNLLRDAKALVRADLSATMLWDNPTIASFAAHIAELIAPEEEPEDELEDATDDSFSVLDSLFESVESASSSSESGI; this comes from the coding sequence ATGACAGCTGCATCGCCGGATCGCCGCGCGATCATCACTGAGGCACTGCGCAAGATCGACGACCTGTCGGCGCGTCTTGAGGTGGCGGAGAAGGCCGAGACCGAGCCGATCGCGGTGGTCGGTATGGGCTGCCGGTTGCCGGGCGGGGTGAACAACGCCGACGAGTTCTGGACGTTGCTGACCGACGGTGCCAGTGGCGTCATCCGGGTACCCGAAGACCGCTGGGATGCCGACGAGTACTACTCGCCCGACCACACCGTGCCCGGCACGATCTGCAACCGCGAGGGCGGCTTCCTGACGTCCTGGAAGCCCGACGAGTTCGACGCGGAGTTTTTCGCGATCAGCCACCGCGAGGCAGCCGGCATGGATCCGCAGCAGCGGCTGTTGCTCGAGGTCGCTTGGGAGGCACTGGAGAACGCCGGGATCAATCCGCGCGCCCTGCGCGGGACGTCGACTTCGGTCTTCGTCGGTATGACCACCAGCGACTATTACGCCTCGTTCATCGGCAAGCTGCGCCGCGAGGAGATCGACCCGTACATCCCGTTCGGCAGTGCACCGAACTTCGCCGCCGGGCGGTTGTCCTATTTCCTGGGCGTGCGCGGACCCGCGGTGGTCAGCGACACCGCGTGCTCGTCGTCGTTGGTGTCGATCCATCTGGCCTGCCAGAGCCTGCGCCGCGGCGAGAGTGACCACGCGCTGGCGGCCGGGGTGAACCTGATCCTGACCCCGCAGAACAACATCGCGTGCTCGCGCTGGGGCATGCTGGCCCCGGACGGCACCTGCAAGACCTTCGACGAAGGCGCCAACGGTTATGTGCGCAGCGAGGGCTGCGGTGTGGTTGTGCTCAAGCGGCTCTCGGATGCACAGCGTGACGGCGACCGGGTGCTGGCCGTGGTCCGCGGCTCCGCGGTCAACCAGGACGGTGCCAGCAGCGGGCAGACCGTCCCCAACGGTCCGGCCCAGCAGGTGCTGATGCGCCGGGCGCTGGAGGTGTCGCGGTTGTCGCCGTCCGATGTCGACTACATCGAGGCGCACGGCACCGGCACCGCGCTGGGAGATCCGATCGAACTCGACGCACTCAACGAGGTGTACGGCGAGCGTGCCGGATCCGCACCGCTGGTGCTGGGTTCGGTCAAGACCAACCTCGGCCACCTGGAGTCCGCCGCCGGGGTGACGGGCTTCATCAAGACCGTGCTGAGCGTGCACCACGGCCACATTCCCAAGCAGCTGCACTTCAAAAAGCTGACCCCGCAGGCCTGCGAAGGGGCCCGGCGGTTCAGGATCGCCTCCGAGCCGATGGACTGGCCGCCCGTCGACCGGGTCCGCCGGGCCGCGGTGTCGTCGTTCGGTGTCAGTGGCACCAATGCCCACGTCGTGATCGAGCAGGCCCCCGCCGCTGCAACGACCGATGTCGAGACGTCGCCGGAGCCGGCGGTGACGACGCTGGTGGTGACGGGCAAGACGCCGGCGCGGATCGCGTCGACCGCCGCGCAGCTGGCTGACTGGCTGGAGGGCCCGGGCTCGGTGCACCCGCTGTCGGCGGTCGCGGGCACACTGAATCACCACCGCGCCCAGCACAACAGATTCGCCACCGTCGCCGCCACCAACACCGCACAGGCCGTGGCCGGACTGCGTGCACTGGCCGGCGACTACCCGGCACCGGGCGTGGTCGGGGTCAACGAGGTCCCCGGTGCCACCGGCACCGTTTTTCTGTACTCCGGACAAGGCTCGCAATGGGCCGGCATGGGCCGGCGGCTGTTGGCCGACGAGCCGGCGTTCGCGCAAGCCGTCGCCGATCTGGAACCGACGTTCGTCGAGCAGGTCGGGTTCTCGCTGCGCGAGGTCCTGCAGTCCGGTGAGTCGGTGGTCGGTATCGACCGCATCCAGCCGGTACTGGTCGGTGTTCAGCTGGCGCTGACCGAACTGTGGCGCTCCTACGGGGTGGCGCCCGATGCGGTCATCGGGCACTCGATGGGGGAGGTGACCGCCGCGGTGGTGGGTGGCGCACTGAGCCCAGCCGACGGCCTCAAGGTCATCGCCACCCGTTCCCGGCTGATGAAGCGGCTCTCCGGGCAGGGCGCGATGGCGCTGCTCGAGCTCGACGCCGGCGCGGCCGAAGAGCTGATCGCCGGGTACCCCGGCCTGACGGTGGCGGTCTACGCCTCGCCGCGCCAGACCGTGGTCGCCGGCCCGCCCGAGCAGGTCGACGCGGTGATCGCGGTCGTCGATGCGCAGGGCAAGCTGGCCCGGCGGGTCGACGTCGACGTCGCCTCGCACCACCCGATCATCGACCCCATTCTCGATGACCTGCGCACCGAGCTGGCCGGTCTGAAGCCCACCACGCCCGCCATCCCGGTGATCGTCACCACCGACGGGCGCCCGACCGACGGCAGCACCGTCTTCGACGCCGAACACTGGGTGGCCAACCTGCGAAACCCGGTGCGCTTCGGCCGTGCGGTGGCCACTGCCGGCGCCGACCACGGAATCTTCGTCGAGGTCAGCCCGCACCCACTGCTGTCCCACGCGATCAAGGAAGCGCTCGGGCAGGCCCGGTATCGCTGCCTGGGAACGCTGACCCGTGACGCCAATGATTCGCTGACATTCCGCACCAACCTCAACGCCGCACATACGGTTCGCCCCCCGAAGGTGCCCAAAGCCGGCCAGTCCCGGGTGCCGATCCCCACCACCCCGTGGCATCACACCCGGCACTGGATCACCCCGGTCGCCGACACCGACCCCGCGGCGGCCCCTGCTCCGCATTCGGCTGCCCGCAACGGCGCCGAAGTGCCCTCGGGATCTCCAGCGGCACAACACCATCCGTGGTTCCACAAGCTGGCCTGGCCGGCCAGGGAGCTGCCGCAGGCCGGAGACACCGACGGCTCGTGGCTGGTGATCGCCGACGCCGAGACCGGTGCCGAGCTGGCACGTGCGCTGGGCGGCGATTCCCCGGCCCTGGACGCGTCGGTCCTCACCGCCGAGGGCCAGGAGCCGGCGCTGCGTGCGGCGTTGACGGCCGCCGACCGCGTCGTTTTCGCTGCGCCGGTGCGCTCGGCGCGGCTGGACATCACCGACGGGTATCGGCTGTTCCGATCGCTTCGCTGCCTGGCTCGTTCGTTGGCTGCGCTGGGCGCGGATGCCCCGCGGCTCTACGTGGTGACCCGCAACGCCCAGCCACTCGACGAAGGAGATCGCGCCAACCCGATCCACGCGGTGCTGTGGGGCCAGGTCCGCACGCTGGCCGTCGAGAACCCGGAGTTCTGGGGTGCGATCATCGACGTCGACGAATCCGCACCGGCCGAGCTGGTGTCGCGTTACCTGCGCGCGGAAGCCACTGCCGGGGAGGGCGACGGCGCCCGCGACGACCAGGTTGTGTACCAGGGTGGTGTCCGGCACGTGCCGCGGTTGCGCCGCGCGTCGCTGCCGGCGACGACGTTGACCCGCTTGGAGCCCAACACCAGCCACCTGGTGATCGGCGCGACCGGAAACGTCGGGCCGTATCTGATCCGCCAGCTCGCCGAGATGGGGGCCGCCACCGTGGTCGCGGTGTCGCGGCGCGGCTCGCAGCTGACCGAACTGGCCGACGAGCTGTCCGCCCAGGGCTGCGCGCTGGTCGAGGTGGCCGCCGACGCGGCCGACGAAGCTGCGATGGCTGAACTGTTCGGGCGTTTCGGCGCCGACCTGCCGCCGTTGGACGGCATCTACCTGGCCGCGCTGTCGGGCGGTGAGGCGTTGCTGACCGAGATGAGCGACGACGACCTGGCCACCATGTTCCGGTCGAAGCTCGACGTGACCGCGGTACTGCACAAGCTGACGCTGACCACCCCGGTGCGCCGGTTCGTGCTGTTCTCGTCGATCACCGGGATTCTGGGCTCACGTGCGGTGTCGCACTACACGGCCGGCAACGCGTTCCTGGACACGCTGGCCTACGCGCGTCGCGCGCTGGGACTGGCGGCCACCGTCGTCGACTGGGGGCTGTGGAAGACGTGGGCCGACACCCATCCAGCGCTGGCGGCCGCCGGCCTGGAACCGATGCCCAACGATGTGGCGATCAAGATGCTGCCCGCGGTGCTCAGCCCCGAAGCCGGTGTGCACAGCGCCGTCGTCGGCGCGGACTGGAGCCGGTTGGCCGACGCCTACCGGATGCGGGCCTCGGTGCGCGCCCTCGACGACATGCTGACCCAACCCGGCGCGGACACCGCCGATCTGGGTGACCTCGCAGAACCGGTGTACGGCACGCTGCTCGGCGAGCAGGTGACAGGTCCGCAGCACGACAGGGTGTGGCGGGCCCGGCTGCTTCCCGAAGCACAGCCCTATCCGCACGCCCACCGGGTCCGCGGGGTCGAGGTGGTGCCGATTTCGGTGATGCTGCAGACGTTGTCGGAGGCCGCCGCACAGCTCGGTGCGGCAGCGGTCAGCGATGTGCGTTTCGAGTACCCGATCGTGGCCGGACAGCGCCGGGTGGTGCATGTGGTCGCCGACGGCGCCGAACTCACGGTGTCGACCAGCGCAACCGCCGACACCCCGGCCGAGCGGTGGACCCGACATGCCAGCGCCCTGATGGTGGCTGACGGAATGGCCCCCACCGGTGTCTCGATCGGCTCGGTGCAGGGTGAGGGCTACGACGCCGCCGTCATCTCCGAGTTGCAGCACAGCTGGGGTATCGAGGGTCAGCCGTTCGACTGGACCGTTGGTGACAGTGCCGCCGCGGGCAGCGCGGTGCGTGCACAGATCACGCTGCCGTCGGCCGATCCCGCGGCGTTGGCGGCCGCGTTGGTCGACGCGGCGGTCCATGTTGCGCGTCTGGCCGACAAGGACAACCCGCAGCTGCTGTTGCCCGCCGGTGTGCAGACGCTGTGGACGGATGCCCAGGCGATCGGCACCGAAGTAGTTGTCGAGGCGCTGCGTCGCGAGGACGTCACCGGCAATGACCTCATCGTCGACGTCACGGTCAAAACCCTCGAGGGTCGTCCGTGCATCGAGGTGCACGGGCTGGTCTACGCCGCGGTCGAGTCGACCCCGATTCCAGCGATGGACGACACCGCCGGTGCGGCTGCCGAATTCATCGACTGGTCGGCGATGTCGGCCGCCGAGCGCCTCGAACAACTGCGCACCCGGCTGCGAGCGATTTTGGCTCGCGAGCTCGGCATGCCCGACACCGCCGTGGACTTCGACATGCCGTTCCCCGATCTGGGCATGGACTCGATGATGGCGATGAACCTGCTGCGCGACGCCAAAGCCCTGGTGCGCGCCGACCTTTCGGCGACGATGCTGTGGGACAACCCGACCATCGCGTCGTTCGCGGCCCACATTGCCGAGCTGATCGCCCCGGAGGAAGAACCCGAAGACGAGCTCGAGGACGCCACCGACGACTCATTCAGCGTGTTGGACTCGCTGTTCGAGAGTGTCGAATCCGCCTCCAGCAGTAGCGAAAGCGGTATCTGA
- a CDS encoding type I polyketide synthase produces the protein MKTIFDRISGMNPEQRGALSEQFEKASRIAAAEPVAVIGIGCRLPGEVDGPEKYWNLLTAGTDAVIEVPADRWDAEAFYDPDPLAPGRMPTKWGAYLSDIDGFDADFFGITPREALAMDPQQRLSLEVAWEALENAGLAPDQLGESRTAVMLGVYYNEYQNASGGNPDTIDPYSATGNAHSVTVGRIAYLLGLRGPAVAVDTACSSSLVSIHLACQSLRMRESDLALAGGVNLNLRPETQLALAKWGMMSPKGRCHAFDSRADGFVRGEGAGIVVLKRLTDAVRDGDRVLAVVRGSAVNQDGRSNGLTAPNAPSQRDVITRALRSADVTAGSVNLVETHGTGTALGDPIEFDALAAVYGKGETPCALGAVKTNFGHLEAAAGVAGFIKTVLALRHGEIPPNLHFSQWNPSIDPSKTRLFVPTESTPWPAQDGPRRAGVSSFGMGGTNAHIVLEQGPESAPTASTDAPSVTTLVVSGKSPARLSAAAGALAGWLGNGGAAVALPDVARTLSRRSRYTTVATVSARNHADAVAGLQALAAGQPAAGVVAAHTATPGPGTVFLYSGQGAQWPGMGKRLLAEEPAFAAAIDELEPIFADKAGFSLRQTLEAGEPVVGIDRIQPVIVGMQLALTALWRSYGVEPDAVIGHSMGEVSAAVVAGALTPAEGLDVISTRSRLMKRLSGQGAMAVLELDATATERLIADRPDVTVAVYASPKQSVIAGPPEAVDELIAIVDAKGLLARRVEVDVASHHPTIDPVLPELGTALAYLAPTTPKIPLLSTVGYTGSAPQFSAEYWQANLRNPVRFNQAVTDAAAEHANFVEISPHPLLTHAITESLAGLTPAKNAKVLGTVTRDSDETLAFHAQLATLRPPTDAPEAPAADVIDVPPTPWLHTKYWIANTSAGLEYSGAHPLLGMHVELPVGGAHVWQSDVGTELHPWLLDHKVHGQPVMPGAGFAEIALAAGCAALGVAASAVEVKRLEVEQMLPLDARTRLTTQLLRDGDELRVEIHSRSEDGNWTRHAVARIERAESASPTQLSTAGAASASTVSPSDFYTALRRTGAHHGHAFAALTRIARSAEGWADTEIVLPDEATAHRGIQLHPVMLDAALQGLAAAIGAESLSETDEVTYLPVAMESIRVYGDVGRRARCRAELVSMVEDGGDAIGRVTLADQAGHVTAEVTGVYLRRVQRRTVPLPLSQKVFDTTWQEAPAGAGAVPPGSWLVLTDGAAAEDRAREFIDRFGADTRRVIAAALGDESAVGEAFATACSDPELPPIGVVVLLDDTAVDAGSDISALTKARDTVWTVSSAVRAVSTGWHGKPPRLWLVSRNGLVVEDGESGDPAAGTLRGLVRVLAYESPDLRTTLVDLDTDADVAAVLTSEFDAEGGDDIIARRGARRLVERLSRATVAARRIDPVVRPDGAYIVTGGLGGIGVTVARWLVDNGAGRIVLNGRSAPSDEVAAMLESWQGRSEVVTVLGDIAEPGTAERLVTAAEATGRGLRGVIHSAAVLDDELVSAMSKDSLDRIWAPKATGALRLHQATAERELDWWVGFSSVASLLGSPGQASYACANAWLDAFVGWRNATGRPATTINWGQWADVGLAKTLTFSVLDPMSTEEGIEALQTVVAGAPTRIGVARLRLDRAAAAFPEIAKIGFFANLVAELGALDDDDDWAGTDALREMAPGEAHRVVVARLRRRISAIMGFSDENAIAVDQPLTQLGLDSLMAVRMRNTVRSDFGVEPPVALLLQGATLADLAVDLIRQLGLAEDDAPDRPNAVRDRVQQRAAARQRAAARRKVGQRL, from the coding sequence ATGAAGACGATTTTCGATCGTATCTCCGGGATGAACCCCGAGCAGCGCGGTGCGCTTTCGGAGCAGTTCGAGAAGGCCTCGCGCATCGCCGCCGCCGAACCGGTGGCGGTCATCGGGATCGGCTGCCGGCTGCCCGGCGAGGTGGACGGGCCGGAGAAGTACTGGAACTTGCTGACGGCGGGAACCGACGCCGTCATCGAAGTGCCGGCAGATCGCTGGGACGCCGAGGCGTTCTACGATCCGGATCCACTGGCACCGGGTCGGATGCCCACCAAATGGGGTGCCTATCTGTCCGATATCGACGGGTTCGACGCCGACTTCTTCGGCATCACGCCCCGCGAAGCGCTGGCAATGGACCCCCAGCAGCGGCTGTCCCTCGAAGTCGCCTGGGAGGCACTGGAAAACGCGGGGCTGGCACCCGACCAGCTGGGGGAGAGTCGCACCGCTGTCATGCTGGGCGTCTACTACAACGAGTATCAGAACGCCTCCGGCGGCAATCCGGACACCATCGATCCGTACTCGGCGACCGGTAACGCCCACAGTGTCACCGTCGGTCGCATCGCTTATCTGCTGGGCCTGCGCGGTCCCGCGGTCGCGGTCGACACCGCGTGCTCGTCGTCGCTGGTGTCGATCCACCTGGCCTGCCAGAGCCTGCGGATGCGCGAGAGCGACCTGGCCCTGGCCGGTGGCGTGAACCTCAATCTGCGCCCAGAAACTCAACTGGCACTTGCCAAGTGGGGCATGATGTCACCGAAGGGCCGCTGCCACGCGTTCGATTCGCGCGCCGACGGCTTCGTCCGCGGTGAAGGTGCGGGCATTGTCGTGCTCAAGCGCCTCACCGACGCGGTGCGCGACGGTGACCGGGTGCTGGCGGTGGTGCGCGGGTCGGCGGTCAACCAGGACGGCCGGTCCAACGGCTTGACCGCACCCAATGCCCCGTCGCAGCGCGACGTCATCACCCGTGCGCTGCGCTCGGCCGACGTGACCGCAGGTTCGGTCAACCTCGTCGAGACCCATGGCACCGGAACAGCTCTGGGCGATCCCATCGAGTTCGACGCACTGGCCGCGGTCTACGGCAAGGGTGAAACCCCTTGTGCGTTGGGAGCAGTGAAAACCAACTTCGGCCACCTCGAGGCGGCAGCCGGGGTCGCCGGCTTCATCAAGACGGTGCTGGCGCTGCGCCACGGCGAGATTCCGCCGAACTTGCATTTCTCGCAATGGAATCCGTCGATCGACCCGTCCAAGACCCGGCTGTTCGTTCCGACCGAATCCACACCGTGGCCGGCCCAGGACGGGCCGCGCCGGGCCGGGGTCTCGTCATTCGGCATGGGCGGCACCAACGCCCACATCGTGCTTGAACAGGGACCCGAGTCCGCCCCGACAGCATCCACCGACGCACCCTCGGTCACCACGCTGGTGGTGTCGGGCAAATCCCCGGCACGGTTGTCGGCGGCCGCCGGCGCGCTGGCCGGCTGGCTGGGCAACGGCGGAGCAGCCGTCGCATTGCCCGACGTCGCCCGCACGCTGTCGCGACGCAGCCGCTACACCACGGTGGCCACGGTGTCGGCGCGCAACCACGCCGACGCGGTGGCCGGGCTGCAGGCACTGGCCGCCGGGCAGCCGGCTGCCGGTGTGGTCGCCGCGCACACCGCCACACCCGGCCCGGGCACGGTGTTCCTGTACTCCGGGCAGGGCGCGCAGTGGCCTGGCATGGGCAAGCGACTGCTCGCCGAGGAGCCGGCATTCGCCGCCGCGATCGACGAGCTCGAGCCGATCTTCGCCGACAAGGCCGGGTTCTCGCTGCGTCAGACGCTGGAGGCCGGCGAGCCGGTCGTCGGCATCGACCGTATCCAGCCGGTGATCGTCGGCATGCAGCTCGCACTGACCGCGCTGTGGCGCTCCTACGGAGTGGAGCCCGACGCGGTGATCGGGCATTCGATGGGGGAGGTGTCGGCGGCGGTGGTTGCCGGCGCGCTCACCCCCGCCGAAGGCCTGGACGTGATATCCACCAGGTCACGGCTGATGAAGCGGCTGTCCGGGCAGGGCGCGATGGCCGTGCTCGAACTGGACGCCACGGCCACCGAGCGGCTGATCGCCGACCGGCCGGACGTCACGGTGGCCGTCTACGCCTCGCCCAAGCAGTCCGTCATCGCCGGTCCACCCGAGGCCGTCGACGAGCTGATCGCGATCGTGGACGCCAAAGGGCTGCTGGCCCGCCGCGTCGAGGTGGACGTGGCCTCCCATCACCCCACCATCGATCCGGTGCTGCCCGAACTGGGCACCGCCCTGGCCTATCTGGCGCCGACCACCCCGAAGATCCCGCTGCTGAGCACGGTCGGGTACACGGGTTCGGCGCCGCAGTTCAGTGCCGAGTACTGGCAGGCCAATCTGCGCAACCCGGTGCGGTTCAACCAGGCGGTCACCGACGCCGCCGCCGAGCACGCCAACTTCGTCGAGATCAGCCCGCACCCGCTGCTGACCCACGCGATCACCGAGTCGCTGGCCGGGCTGACCCCGGCCAAGAACGCCAAGGTGCTGGGCACCGTGACCCGCGACTCCGACGAGACGCTGGCCTTCCACGCGCAGCTGGCGACGCTGCGCCCGCCGACCGACGCCCCCGAGGCGCCGGCCGCCGATGTCATCGACGTTCCGCCGACGCCGTGGCTGCACACCAAGTACTGGATAGCCAACACCTCGGCCGGTCTGGAGTACAGCGGTGCGCATCCGCTGCTCGGCATGCATGTCGAGCTGCCGGTCGGTGGCGCCCATGTCTGGCAGTCCGACGTCGGCACCGAACTGCATCCGTGGCTGCTCGATCACAAGGTGCACGGTCAACCGGTCATGCCGGGCGCCGGGTTCGCCGAGATCGCGCTGGCCGCCGGATGTGCGGCGCTCGGGGTTGCGGCCTCGGCCGTCGAGGTCAAGCGCCTGGAGGTGGAGCAGATGCTGCCGCTGGACGCGCGTACCCGGCTGACCACCCAGTTGCTGCGTGACGGCGACGAGCTGCGCGTCGAGATCCACTCCCGATCCGAGGACGGTAACTGGACTCGGCATGCCGTGGCGCGCATCGAGCGGGCCGAGTCCGCCTCGCCCACTCAGTTGAGCACCGCCGGTGCCGCGTCCGCTTCGACGGTTTCGCCCAGCGACTTCTATACCGCGTTGCGGCGGACCGGCGCTCACCACGGACATGCCTTCGCAGCACTGACGCGGATCGCGCGTTCTGCCGAGGGATGGGCCGACACCGAGATCGTGTTGCCCGACGAGGCCACCGCGCACCGCGGCATCCAGTTGCATCCGGTGATGCTCGACGCCGCGCTGCAGGGGCTGGCCGCGGCGATCGGCGCCGAATCGCTGTCGGAGACCGACGAGGTCACCTATCTGCCGGTCGCGATGGAGTCGATCCGGGTCTACGGCGATGTCGGTCGACGCGCACGCTGCCGCGCGGAGCTGGTCAGCATGGTCGAAGACGGTGGTGACGCGATCGGTCGCGTGACGCTGGCCGATCAGGCCGGTCATGTCACCGCCGAGGTCACCGGCGTCTACCTGCGCCGCGTGCAACGCCGAACGGTGCCGTTGCCGTTGTCGCAGAAGGTGTTCGACACCACGTGGCAAGAAGCTCCGGCCGGCGCGGGCGCCGTCCCGCCGGGGAGCTGGCTGGTGCTGACCGACGGTGCCGCTGCCGAGGACCGGGCCCGCGAGTTCATCGATCGCTTCGGCGCCGACACCCGCCGGGTGATCGCCGCCGCGCTCGGCGACGAGTCGGCCGTGGGGGAGGCGTTCGCCACCGCGTGCAGCGACCCGGAACTCCCGCCGATCGGTGTGGTCGTCCTGCTCGACGACACGGCTGTCGATGCCGGCAGCGATATTTCCGCGCTGACCAAGGCCCGGGACACCGTGTGGACGGTGTCGAGCGCGGTCCGCGCCGTCAGCACCGGCTGGCACGGCAAACCGCCACGACTGTGGCTGGTCAGTCGCAACGGGCTGGTCGTCGAGGACGGAGAGTCCGGTGATCCCGCCGCGGGCACTCTGCGCGGACTGGTTCGGGTGCTGGCCTACGAGAGCCCGGATCTGCGCACGACGTTGGTCGATCTGGACACCGACGCCGACGTGGCCGCGGTGCTGACCTCTGAGTTCGACGCCGAGGGTGGCGACGACATCATCGCCCGCCGCGGCGCCCGGCGTCTGGTCGAACGGCTCTCGCGAGCCACCGTTGCGGCTCGTCGCATCGACCCGGTGGTCCGCCCGGACGGGGCCTACATCGTCACCGGTGGTCTGGGTGGCATCGGGGTGACCGTGGCGCGCTGGCTCGTCGACAACGGCGCCGGTCGTATCGTGCTCAACGGGCGCAGCGCCCCGTCCGACGAGGTCGCGGCCATGCTGGAATCGTGGCAGGGGCGCAGCGAGGTCGTCACGGTGCTCGGTGACATCGCCGAACCGGGCACCGCAGAGCGGCTGGTGACTGCCGCCGAAGCGACCGGGCGCGGGCTGCGCGGCGTGATCCACTCCGCGGCGGTCCTCGACGACGAACTGGTCTCGGCGATGTCCAAGGACAGCCTGGACCGAATCTGGGCGCCCAAGGCCACCGGCGCCTTGCGTCTGCACCAGGCCACCGCCGAGCGTGAGCTCGACTGGTGGGTCGGGTTCTCGTCGGTCGCCTCGCTGCTCGGGTCGCCCGGGCAGGCGTCCTACGCATGCGCCAACGCGTGGCTGGATGCCTTTGTCGGATGGCGCAACGCCACCGGCCGACCGGCCACCACCATCAACTGGGGCCAGTGGGCCGACGTCGGCCTGGCCAAAACGCTGACCTTCAGCGTGCTCGATCCGATGTCGACCGAGGAGGGTATCGAGGCGCTGCAGACCGTGGTCGCCGGCGCACCTACCCGCATCGGGGTCGCCCGGCTGCGGCTGGACCGTGCCGCCGCGGCGTTCCCCGAGATCGCCAAGATCGGGTTCTTCGCCAATCTGGTCGCCGAGTTGGGCGCGCTGGATGACGACGACGACTGGGCCGGCACCGACGCGCTGCGCGAGATGGCGCCAGGTGAGGCCCACCGCGTCGTGGTGGCGCGGCTGCGCCGACGCATCTCGGCGATCATGGGCTTCTCCGACGAGAACGCGATTGCCGTCGACCAGCCGCTCACCCAGCTGGGCTTGGATTCTCTGATGGCGGTGCGCATGCGCAACACCGTCCGCAGCGACTTCGGCGTCGAGCCTCCCGTCGCCCTGTTGCTGCAGGGCGCTACGCTGGCTGACCTTGCCGTCGATCTGATTCGGCAGCTCGGGTTGGCCGAAGACGACGCGCCTGATCGGCCCAACGCTGTGCGTGACCGGGTGCAGCAACGAGCCGCAGCCCGCCAGCGGGCGGCAGCGCGGCGAAAGGTGGGACAACGACTGTGA